The genomic interval GCATCGTGAGCAGCTGGACCAGGTTGCCGATGTGCAGGCTCGGCGCGGTCGGGTCGAACCCGGCGTAGAAGGTGATCGGATCGCCGGCCAGCGCCGTGGCCAGCGCGAACTCGTCGGTGGACTGGGCGACGAGGCGGCGGGCGCGCAGGTCGTCCAGCACGGAGGCGGGTGCGACAGGGGTGTCGGCCGTCGGGCCGGGGATCAGGTCGGACACGAGGGTCAGTCTCCCATCGACGAGCTGCCGGTTCGCCGCGGCCTGCGCACCGCGGCGCGGTACGCGCTCACCCCGGGCGCACCGGTGACCCAGAAGCGCCACGGCACCTGCGCCGCCACCGACACCCCGACCCGCGGCCCGGTCGAGAGCGCGTCATCGGCGACCCGGCGGCCGGCCCGCAGCTGCTCCTCGCCGGTCACCAGGTCGTGGCCGTTGGTCGCCGGTCCCCAACCGAGCACGGTGGCCAGGCCGGCCGGCCCACGGGCCAGGTCGGCGGTGCGCCGGACGCCAGGGCGGCGCAGCGCCGCCAGGTCGGACCCGGTCAGCACCTCTCCCCCGCGCAGCAGCACCGCGGAGGCCTCACCCACCGGGCCGGTGACGACGTTGGCGCACCAGTGCATCCCGTAGACGAAGTACAGGTACAGGTGACCGGCCGGCCCGAACATGACGGCGTTGCGCGCGGTGCTCCCGCGGAAGGCGTGCGATGCCGGGTCGTCGGCGCCGGCGTAGGCCTCCACCTCGGTGAGCCGCACCGCGACCGTGGTCGGTCCGCTCCCCGACACCACCACCCGTCCCAGCAGGTCGCGGGCGACGACCTCCGGTGGCCGGGCGAAGAAGGC from Nakamurella alba carries:
- a CDS encoding DNA-3-methyladenine glycosylase, whose amino-acid sequence is MTGPELPPGSGRRLTRAFFARPPEVVARDLLGRVVVSGSGPTTVAVRLTEVEAYAGADDPASHAFRGSTARNAVMFGPAGHLYLYFVYGMHWCANVVTGPVGEASAVLLRGGEVLTGSDLAALRRPGVRRTADLARGPAGLATVLGWGPATNGHDLVTGEEQLRAGRRVADDALSTGPRVGVSVAAQVPWRFWVTGAPGVSAYRAAVRRPRRTGSSSMGD